A segment of the Aridibaculum aurantiacum genome:
ACTCACTGCCATGTGCCGGGCATTGCAAGTAATCGCCTGATGCCTGTAATTCTGCTCCCTGGTGAGCACACTTCATCCATAAGGCGGAGTATTGCTTTTCATTGAAACGATAGACACAAATAGGGTACTTTAAAGCATCGTTACGAATAATGAGAAATGACCTGTAAGCTGTATTGCCTTTGTCTTTGATAATAAAATCTTCGGTAGTAAGTGTAAGACCGTCTTTACCGAGTGTGCCCGTTGTATTAACCAATGCTGAACAACTGCTTAGTATTGTTGGTATAGCTGCCATTGATAAACAGGCAGCACAACTGTTCTTAATAAAATCTCTTCTCTTCATGGTTTAATGCTGCTTATAGTGATTTAAGGAACTTTATCAATTGGTCTTTTTGTGTTGCATTTAACTGGTCGAAACGTTGTTTGCTTTTCAATGCTTCACCTCCATGCAATGCAATAGCTTGTTCTATGCTTCTTGCCCTCCCATCGTGCATTAAGAATAATTGTCCGCCTTGTGAATTTTGAGATAAGCCTAAGCCCCATAAAGCCGGTGTTCGCCATTCTGCCGGTAGTGCTGTACCTTCTGTATAGCCATCATTAAGAGCTGAACCCATATCGTGGAGTAGCATATCAGTGAAGGGGGAAAAAGTTTTATTAGATAGCGCAGCTATTTGATGGTTGCCTGTTTGCATCTCGGGAGTGTGGCACTTGCCACAACTAATATTTATAAAGTGCTGTCTGCCTGCCTGAACATCGGGGTCGTTCTGATTTCTTTGTATTGGTGCTTTTAGTGTTTGCAAATAAAATACTACATCCTGTACGGTCTGATTGGAAACTTCGGGGTCTGCATCTTGTCCATTGTAGGTGCTGAAGTGTTCATAGGTGGAGTTAATACCCATGTCCTGGTTGTAGGCATTTACTGTTTGTTGCAGCAGGTCGTAGACCGCTGACTTTTTACCAA
Coding sequences within it:
- a CDS encoding di-heme oxidoredictase family protein; translated protein: MRRQLLIVASLAAFVFAYISCSKILPKLPKDDEILDGPIEGLTSEQNRMFLRGDVAFNDEIFNQANGLGPLFVNNSCGSCHAGDGKGHPFTTLTRFGQSDTLGNNFLHLGGPQLQHRSIIGFQAEQIPAGATSSSFTPPANTGLGFFEAVSDATLLALADENDADGDGISGRPTWITVPQYSLLRPGSISRNGKYIGRFGKKSAVYDLLQQTVNAYNQDMGINSTYEHFSTYNGQDADPEVSNQTVQDVVFYLQTLKAPIQRNQNDPDVQAGRQHFINISCGKCHTPEMQTGNHQIAALSNKTFSPFTDMLLHDMGSALNDGYTEGTALPAEWRTPALWGLGLSQNSQGGQLFLMHDGRARSIEQAIALHGGEALKSKQRFDQLNATQKDQLIKFLKSL
- a CDS encoding ubiquinol-cytochrome c reductase iron-sulfur subunit yields the protein MKRRDFIKNSCAACLSMAAIPTILSSCSALVNTTGTLGKDGLTLTTEDFIIKDKGNTAYRSFLIIRNDALKYPICVYRFNEKQYSALWMKCAHQGAELQASGDYLQCPAHGSEFNNKGQVTNGPASTNLRTFPVTVNDKEIFIDLRKQS